From the Catharus ustulatus isolate bCatUst1 chromosome 15, bCatUst1.pri.v2, whole genome shotgun sequence genome, the window agctcagcatGTGTCCATGGCTGTTGGTACCATATTTAAGTGGGCACAATACAAGGCTCTTGCCAGCGATTCCACTTCTATTCCTGCTGTGGGGAAGGACACTCTGTACTCAGCTCTCAGTTTAGATTTTGCCAGGAATCCTGCTCCTCTCTAACAAAGGTTATGGGCTGGCAGAAAACTCTGTGTGCCAGACAAAGCTGCTGCACCCAtcagctgggcagcagtgagAAGCTGTGCCATGGCAAAGCCTGTGGTGAGCACAGTGTGTCAGGTCCTCATGCAAGTTCCTCTACCTCCTGTCCCAATGACTTCTGAAGTAgattcattttgtttttaagcagCAGTCAGGATATGAACTTAATATGGCTTCTCATTCAGTCTACAGATAAATCTTTCTAGGTGAACTGACATGtcctctttctcttcccaaGCACCAGAATGCAGAAAACGTCAGGCTGCAGGTTCCTACAACACATGTAAGGTAAAGCAAAAacttgtgctgtgctgttcttCAGGATCTTATTTCAAGCATTTCTAGACAATGTTGGTGTAATCTCACTACTTATCACTTTTGCTGAAGTAGTAATTACCAAATTCATTCCTTTTTGAATAAAATGCTACCATTTGTGGATGGGGGAATGATGCCTATTGTCTTAATCCAGTGTATTCTAAGCATAGCATTAGAGGTTTGAAAACTCCATGCACTTTGGGAAAATATTCTTTGTATTCTAGAAGATTAATTTCTAGtcaaagaaatataaatatttaaattaatataaattatgaaaatgaaGCACAGCCAATTCTCTAGTCAATTCTTTTGGATATTAGACCGAAATGAAGGTTATGCTTCTGTGTTGAACAACTGGAGCAAGAGAAGTGGCTGATTAAAAGTTATGACTTAGAGCTGAAAAACCAACCAGAACTGTAGTGTTGGATTCCTAAATGTGTTAGGGACTCCAGCTGCAATCAGAGCTTTGATGTCACTTGTGCTAGGTAGCTTTTACACAATTAACTGTTCCTGTCCCATTTTCAGGAGCAGACCATCCTCAAGAGGCGATGACCGTGGACATGACTCAATCCAGGAAAAGTTTTTTCAGCCACGTTTTACACAAGTGCCTGAAGATGTAGTGATTGAGGAGGGGCGGTTCTGCAGGCTCGACTTCAAAGTAATGCCAACCTCTCCCTTCCCATTCCACTGCCAACCTCTCCCTTCCCATTCCACTGCCAACCTCCCccttcccattccattccctcTTGGGGTGTGGAATGTGGAggtctctgcagagcctttgcACTTTAATAAGCCAGAGCACTAAAGGCAGATGGTTCAGGGTCTCCCCAGGCTATGGAAACCAAGAAACAGGAGATGgctaaatatttcagcattttcccttggaaaatgTAAGTGGAATCATCTGCATAAGGTTATGCTTAAAGCTAAATAGTGGTAAGTATAGACCACTATGGAATGTCTCCAGACCTCCTTGGGAAGAATGAATATCAATGCCCTGctgaaaaaaggcattttggcAGGGAACCTTGTGCTTTGAGCAGGGACTCCACTACTTCAGTGGACACAAGTCCACTCCCTTTAATGAGTCTTCCCTGAGGTAACTATACCCTTGCTGGAGCAGACAAGCAAGGAAATTCCCTAAATAGAAACAAAACTCAAGAATGGCCTAAAACTTCATGGCAGCTGTAGCAACCCTGGGGTGAGAAAGGACCCTGCTCTCCCTCACAGGTTTGGGTTTTCCTAATGACTGCCAATCTCTGCAATAAACTCTGGCCAGACTTACACATGACCTTTAGCCATCTTCCTTCGAGTTGCCTGAACTTCTGAatgcctggagaagctggagcaCGCCTGCAGGACAGCATACTTAGAGCCATTATCAGCTGTGGgtgtcagccctgctgcagtgaAAGGCTGAGCCCACAATGAGCATCTTGGGCCTGATCAAAGCCACCACAAAGAAGGGAACAGGAGGGGGTTGCAGGAGCAGCATCTCCTGTCTTGTAGCGAAAGCTCGTCTTTCCACAGCACTCCATGAGCCTTTCTGTACAGCATCACATTCTCATTCAAAAATAGGCAACACTGTACAGCTTTGCAGTAGAAACATGGTTTGATCACCTATCAGCATCAAAGTGCCTGTAGTATGGGAGGGATTTTATCTTCAAGGTGTTTAACTCTTcactgctctcctctccctcccaggTTAGTGGGCTCCCGACTCCAGATGTGATGTGGTACCAGAATGGAAGGATGGTTCACCAGGATCAGTTCCATAAAATGATAGTGTCAGAAAAAGGGTTCCACTCGTTTATTTTTGAAGCAGTCAAAGCAGCTGATGCAGGGACATACGAATGTGTGGCTGTGAACCGTGCAGGAGAAGCGTCTTTCACAGTAAAAGTGGAAGTAATCGGTAAGACTGAGAGTGCTGGTAATTCCCTGGTCACACAGGGAAAGTCTCAGCAATCTACTGCTTTCCTCCCTGTGTTTGGGATGTTAAACTAATAAGAAGCAAAGGTAGCACTCCACATATTCAGGCTCAAACAATAAAATCAACTTCCCTGTTTCAAGACTGTTTTAATAACTAATCTAGGATGCCATATTCCTTCAAGCCACTTCTGTCAGGATATTTAGATACAGTGAGATgttcagaatttaatttaatttaattaatgttATTAATTTTCCAGGATTGATAACATATGTTAATTGACTCTCCTTCTAAAGTGGACTGTGTTTACTACACCCTTATGCTCATGGGAACTGCCTGCAGGCTCAGGAGATGCAGTGAGGAACATGTGTCCTCCTGAATTTAGCATCCTGAAGTCTGAAAAAACAAGCATGACATGAGCATTCCACACTTCCAGTAACTCCTCCTTATCTCTCCTCTTTAATTTAGCAAAAGAACATCACATGCCTCCAACTTTCATTTTCAAGCCACAAAGCAAAAAGGTTTTTGAAGGAGACACAGCCAGACTGGAATGCCAGATCTCTGCCATCCCAACCCCTCGGATTTACTGGAAAAGAAACAACGAAATGGTACAATATAATACAGACCGAATAAGGTATCCTACTGATGATTGGCCGTTGGTGTGCTAGAAAACAACAACCAGTGTTTGCTAAATCAGATGTAAACGGGCTGGTCTCTAAAAGcagcaggctggagagctgggtcTGCCCCTCGTGTGACAAGGGGGGCACGGGCCCATTGCTGAGCAGGCACAGTCCTGAGAGCCTTGTTTTGGGGGCACAGAGGGAgagggctgtgctcagtgctgagaGCCTTGTTTTgggggtgtgcccaggtgctcCTCTGAGTGCTAGCAGCAGTAGAGGGCCCATGGAGAAGCACAGCTTTAGCAATGAAATCTACAGTGTGGGGCTACACATTGCTGCCACCTGCATGGTGCCAAGGTGTGAAGCACTGCTGGCCCTAACAGAAATGCAATGTTCATGTCTGAACAGTGTGCAGTGCCCTGCAAGAATTCTTCTGGGGCTTTCTCAGCTCCTCAGCATGTAAACTGACTGtgctttctctccttcctcctcaaaGCACTTAGGCATTAACACCTTCATTTTTCAGCTTGCTCCATGACAATACTGGAAGGATTTGCCTCCTGATCCATAATGCAAGCAAGAAGGATGCTGGCTGGTACACTGTGTCTGCTGTCAATGGGGCAGGGGTGGCCACGTGCCATGCCAGGCTAGAGGTTGCAAGTAAGTTCCAGGCCCCAGTGCCACAGATAGTGCATCTTATATTCAGAACAGGCCCTCAAAATTAATCTCATGAAGTTTAGACTGCTGGGAGGATTTGTTTTCAAGACAAAAAGTAACTATCCTGAGAAAAGCTCTTTTGTTTATTACAGATGGCTTCGGAGTGTCCTTTTGCACTTTTAAAGGCAAATTTCCCTGACACCAAGCAAGAAGTTGAATATAAATCTCTGGTGTCTGAGATATGGGTTTGTCTGCTAAATTCTTCCCAAGGGTTTTCTAGTTTACATTGCAAATATAAAGCAAAGGGGTTGTGCTACCATGTTCTGCACCCTGGGAAGACACTGAAAGTgcacttttctctctcttccagcACATGCAAATAAGCCACTTCCAGCCCCAAAGCAGTTACGGGTTCGACCAACTTTCAGCAAGTATTTGGCACTTAATGGAAGAGGACTGGATGTAAAACAAGCTTTCTCACCAGAAGGGGAGTTTCAGCGTTTGGCTGAGCAGTCTGGACTGTATGAAAGCGATGAACTTTAACtggaaatgaagaggaaaaCCTCACACCTAGAAGAGACAGTTACAACATAGATGCAGTTATCTGGTGATTACTCTAATTAGCAAAACACCTACTTGCATATTTTTACTTTGACTCTTTCACATTCAGCCGTTCCTATTTTACCATGTTAGATTTTATTTATAAGGTTTGGTGACTATAACCATTAACTGAGTATTGCATTTTAACTAGAAAGCCTAAGAAAGCAGGTTAATTAGTTTTTACAAGTGTGGGTGGGCTGAGTTCCACCTGTGCTTGCTTACATGCTAAGGTAGCTTGGTTTGTACTGCTTCTCTAATATCACTCGTGATAATATCAGAAGTCTGTACTGTCTGGATACTGAAATCAAATAGATTAGAGTGTTTTTATGAGAATAAATTAGaggcaaataaaattttaaataaccaACATCAGCTGTGACTCTTCCTTGCTTGATCTGttaaaagcagcttttgaaTGTCTGGcatcagctgcagcctggggaagatGGATTTTTACCCTCCTAAGCTTTCCACTTGTCCCCTCCTGTCTGCTCCCACTGTCATTTTTCATCTggcatatataaaatatttagcatGAACTAAATGCCGACACCCAATTAACACCACACCATGCCAGTGAGGCAACATCAATATTTCTTCTCCTTGCACACTTGACCCAAAAGCTGTCCTCTATAATATGAATCATTAGGGCTATCATGTTTTCCCTCCTCTAATCAAGGAGTGATTGCAGCTTATCTTGCTGTTGACTCTCAACAAGCTGTTGATTTGGGTCACCCCAGTGGtttgtttgctgctgttcaCAGACCCCTTGTCCAAAACACTATTAAACACCATGGAATATGAGTTTGCTGAACACCAGCAAACCAAAACTGAAGGCTTTTCATCTGTACTCGCTACAAGAAAATTTGTGGGGGTTGATCTAGCCTGAGCTCCTCATCAAGGTGCACAGTCAGAAAACCTCTCCAGCATTtcccagaacagaaaaaaatgaggcCTCAGTTTCACCCTGCACTTCTGTACCATTACATAACCCCCAAATCTGAACTGCATAACACTGACTATTAAATTCCCCCCAAAAGTCCTGCAGTTCTACACCACACCTCTCCTGTGGGTGCTCAGGTGATGAAACACACAGAGACAACTCCCCTGTGGCACATTTGGAGATGCAAACCAGTACCCAGTTTGCCCACAGGCTGCACTGGAAGG encodes:
- the MYOT gene encoding myotilin isoform X3, with translation MSVPNLPSVSSMCQPTMFNYERPKHFIQSKNVCQGQQQLPGPAASTESSREIKQSSILIQPRNPSGQKFSSSSSLSSSITLSSPSCSAPKESTYPITPASAQSPASSSSGQRLLSMPNQSPAAFLCSVLPSQPDYNSPAPSPMEPHYSQPMYNKQASINSMQKTSDQEIRGTKEALIQDLEKKLRCKDSLLQNGNQRLTYEERMARRLLGPANAASVLDTQGEENMQNAQHQNAENVRLQVPTTHVRSRPSSRGDDRGHDSIQEKFFQPRFTQVPEDVVIEEGRFCRLDFKVSGLPTPDVMWYQNGRMVHQDQFHKMIVSEKGFHSFIFEAVKAADAGTYECVAVNRAGEASFTVKVEVIAKEHHMPPTFIFKPQSKKVFEGDTARLECQISAIPTPRIYWKRNNEMVQYNTDRISLLHDNTGRICLLIHNASKKDAGWYTVSAVNGAGVATCHARLEVATHANKPLPAPKQLRVRPTFSKYLALNGRGLDVKQAFSPEGEFQRLAEQSGLYESDEL
- the MYOT gene encoding myotilin isoform X4; translation: MYNKQASINSMQKTSDQEIRGTKEALIQDLEKKLRCKDSLLQNGNQRLTYEERMARRLLGPANAASVLDTQGEENMQNAQHQNAENVRLQVPTTHVRSRPSSRGDDRGHDSIQEKFFQPRFTQVPEDVVIEEGRFCRLDFKVSGLPTPDVMWYQNGRMVHQDQFHKMIVSEKGFHSFIFEAVKAADAGTYECVAVNRAGEASFTVKVEVIAKEHHMPPTFIFKPQSKKVFEGDTARLECQISAIPTPRIYWKRNNEMVQYNTDRISLLHDNTGRICLLIHNASKKDAGWYTVSAVNGAGVATCHARLEVATHANKPLPAPKQLRVRPTFSKYLALNGRGLDVKQAFSPEGEFQRLAEQSGLYESDEL
- the MYOT gene encoding myotilin isoform X2 — protein: MSVPNLPSVSSMCQPTMFNYERPKHFIQSKNVCQGQQQLPGPAASTESSREIKQSSILIQPRNPSGQKFSSSSSLSSSITLSSPSCSAPKESTYPITPASAQSPASSSSGQRLLSMPNQSPAAFLCSVLPSQPDYNSPAPSPMEPHSYSQPMYNKQASINSMQKTSDQEIRGTKEALIQDLEKKLRCKDSLLQNGNQRLTYEERMARRLLGPANAASVLDTQGEENMQNAQHQNAENVRLQVPTTHVRSRPSSRGDDRGHDSIQEKFFQPRFTQVPEDVVIEEGRFCRLDFKVSGLPTPDVMWYQNGRMVHQDQFHKMIVSEKGFHSFIFEAVKAADAGTYECVAVNRAGEASFTVKVEVIAKEHHMPPTFIFKPQSKKVFEGDTARLECQISAIPTPRIYWKRNNEMVQYNTDRISLLHDNTGRICLLIHNASKKDAGWYTVSAVNGAGVATCHARLEVATHANKPLPAPKQLRVRPTFSKYLALNGRGLDVKQAFSPEGEFQRLAEQSGLYESDEL